A genomic window from Quercus lobata isolate SW786 chromosome 10, ValleyOak3.0 Primary Assembly, whole genome shotgun sequence includes:
- the LOC115963934 gene encoding uncharacterized endoplasmic reticulum membrane protein C16E8.02, translated as MGRTGLFDLERHFAFYGAYHSNPINIVIHMIFVWPIFFTSLVFLYFTPALYTPSFQIGLFPSGLLVLNFGFLLAVIYGLFYVAFDKKAGSLAALLCFLCWVGASLLASRLGYSLAWKVVLAAQLICWTGQFIGHGVFERRAPALLDNLLQAFLMAPFFVLLEALQSIFGYEPYPGFHSTVKAKVDKEIQEWKIKKQKKIS; from the exons ATGGGTAGAACCGGATTGTTTGATCTTGAGAGGCACTTTGCTTTCTATGGGGCGTACCATAGCAACCCAATCAATATTGTGATACACATGATCTTTGTTTGGCCAATCTTCTTCACTTCCCTTGTCTTTTTGTACTTCACCCCAGCTCTCTACACTCCTTCCTTTCAGATTGGGCTTTTCCCATCTGGGTTACtggttttgaattttgggtTCTTGTTGGCTGTCATCTATGGTCTCTTCTATGTGGCTTTTGATAAGAAAGCTGGGTCTTTGGCTGCTTTGCTGTGTTTTCTCTGCTGGGTTGGAGCTAGCTTGCTTGCTAGTCGTCTTGGGTACTCTCTGGCCTGGAAG GTTGTACTAGCAGCTCAGTTGATATGTTGGACTGGACAGTTTATTGGCCATGGGGTGTTTGAG AGACGAGCGCCAGCTCTTCTGGACAACCTTCTTCAAGCCTTCCTAATGGCTCCTTTCTTTGTGTTGCTTGAG GCTCTTCAGTCAATTTTTGGATATGAACCGTATCCAGGGTTCCATTCAACTGTGAAAGCAAAGGTAGATAAAGAAATCCAAGAATGgaaaatcaagaaacaaaagaaaatctcTTAG
- the LOC115963933 gene encoding pentatricopeptide repeat-containing protein At2g20540-like has product MMTVITRLNTNLVAPLCFRGKAIQLLFPLPFSKLFNLSSLSTNSATKTVSPNNFAFKKEQRVMSLFKRCSTMKDLKQVHAHIILTGLYQNLYVIGKIIVFCAVSEHGNMDYAVLVFDKIENPDGFLWNTMIRGFVKTNQPEKAFEFYKRMQEKGEVADNFTFSFLLKFCGQLGTVMLGKQIHCDTMKNGLESHVFVRNTLIHMYGMFKDIETAHRLFEEIPSPDLVAWNTILDCHVNCGKCREALDLFLLMLQSGVEPDEATLVVTLSACSALSSLDFGRWVHFCINHTSLGDVVSVCNSLIDMYAKCGAVEDAYKTFNKMKGKNIVSWNTMILGLATHGHTNEALAIFSKMLEEKLVKPNDVTFLGVLCACSHAGMVDDGKRYFSVMIKDYHIQPTIKHYGCMVDIMGRAGFVDEAYQLIRRMPMECNAIVWRTLLAACRVHGNVELGEKVRSHLLELEPDHSSDFVLLANMYASVGQWSEMTRVRKAMQDRRVQKPAPGNSFIGIQGSMRLKMETEDGGKHTRTCTAQVH; this is encoded by the coding sequence ATGATGACCGTTATTACCCGCCTAAATACAAACCTGGTAGCTCCTCTTTGTTTCCGAGGCAAAGCAATACAGTTGCTTTTTCCATTGCCTTTCTCAAAgctcttcaatctctcttctttgtCTACCAATTCAGCAACCAAAACTGTAAGCCCAAATAACTTTGCCTTTAAAAAGGAGCAAAGAGTTATGTCCCTTTTCAAGCGGTGTTCCACCATGAAAGATTTGAAGCAAGTCCATGCCCATATAATCCTAACCGGCCTTTACCAAAACCTCTATGTCATTGGCAAAATCATTGTGTTTTGTGCGGTTTCAGAGCATGGAAATATGGATTATGCGGTTTTAGTTTTCGATAAAATTGAAAACCCAGATGGGTTTCTTTGGAATACAATGATTAGAGGGTTTGTGAAGACTAATCAGCCAGAAAAGGCTTTTGAGTTCTATAAGAGAATGCAAGAGAAAGGAGAGGTGGCAGACAATTTCACATTCTCTTTTTTGCTTAAGTTTTGTGGGCAATTGGGGACAGTTATGTTGGGGAAACAGATACATTGTGATACTATGAAAAATGGCCTGGAGTCTCATGTCTTTGTGAGGAATACATTGATTCATATGTATGGTATGTTTAAGGATATCGAAACTGCACACCGACTGTTTGAAGAAATACCCAGCCCAGATTTAGTGGCTTGGAACACTATTCTTGATTGTCATGTCAACTGTGGGAAGTGCAGGGAAGCACTTGACCTGTTCTTGCTGATGTTGCAGAGTGGCGTGGAGCCTGATGAGGCTACATTGGTTGTGACCCTCTCAGCGTGTTCGGCATTAAGTTCGTTAGATTTCGGGAGGTGGGTTCATTTCTGCATTAATCATACTAGCCTTGGTGATGTTGTATCGGTGTGTAATTCACTAATTGATATGTATGCGAAGTGTGGAGCAGTTGAAGATGCGTACAAGACATTTAATAAGATGAAAGGGAAGAACATAGTGTCATGGAACACCATGATTCTAGGGCTTGCAACGCATGGCCATACAAATGAGGCACTggcaattttctcaaaaatgtTAGAAGAAAAGCTTGTGAAACCAAATGATGTTACTTTCTTGGGAGTTCTGTGCGCTTGTAGCCATGCAGGGATGGTAGATGATGGGAAAAGATATTTTAGTGTTATGATCAAAGACTACCACATCCAACCAACAATAAAGCATTATGGATGCATGGTGGATATAATGGGACGTGCCGGGTTCGTGGACGAGGCTTACCAGTTGATTAGGAGAATGCCAATGGAATGCAATGCCATTGTATGGAGGACATTGTTGGCTGCATGTCGGGTGCATGGAAATGTTGAGCTTGGGGAGAAGGTCAGGAGCCATCTATTGGAACTAGAACCGGATCATAGCAGTGATTTTGTTCTCCTTGCTAACATGTATGCTAGTGTAGGTCAATGGAGTGAAATGACCAGAGTGCGAAAAGCAATGCAAGATAGAAGAGTTCAGAAACCAGCGCCTGGTAATAGCTTCATTGGCATTCAAGGCAGTATGAGGTTAAAGATGGAGACTGAAGATGGTGGCAAACATACAAGAACATGTACTGCTCAAGTTCATTAA